In one Flavobacteriales bacterium genomic region, the following are encoded:
- the fabG gene encoding 3-oxoacyl-[acyl-carrier-protein] reductase yields the protein MALLNGKAALVTGGSRGIGRGIVERFLEEGADVAFTYVSSPEKANALAAELAAKHGRRVMAIQSDAGSFDGAQAAVDRMVGDWGRLDVLVNNAGITKDQLLMRMSEADWDAVIATNLKSVFNMTKAVMRTMLKQRSGSIINMSSVVGVKGNAGQANYAASKAGIIGFTKSVALELGSRNIRSNAIAPGFIETEMTGALDPKVVEQWREGIPLKRGGTPTDVANACVFLGSDLSAYITGQTLHVCGGMLT from the coding sequence ATGGCACTATTGAACGGAAAGGCCGCCCTGGTGACGGGCGGATCGCGCGGCATCGGCCGTGGCATCGTGGAGCGCTTCCTCGAGGAGGGAGCGGACGTGGCGTTCACCTACGTGTCCAGCCCCGAAAAGGCGAATGCCCTTGCGGCTGAACTGGCCGCCAAGCATGGCCGCAGGGTGATGGCCATCCAGAGCGACGCCGGGAGCTTCGACGGCGCCCAGGCGGCGGTGGACCGAATGGTGGGCGATTGGGGGCGCCTCGATGTGCTCGTGAACAACGCCGGCATCACCAAGGACCAGCTCCTCATGCGCATGAGCGAGGCGGATTGGGATGCGGTGATCGCGACGAACCTGAAGAGCGTTTTCAACATGACGAAGGCGGTGATGCGCACCATGCTCAAGCAGCGCAGCGGCAGCATCATCAACATGAGCAGCGTGGTGGGCGTGAAGGGGAATGCGGGCCAGGCCAACTACGCTGCCAGCAAGGCCGGCATCATCGGTTTCACCAAGAGCGTCGCCCTTGAGCTGGGCAGCCGCAACATCCGCAGCAATGCGATCGCCCCCGGCTTCATCGAGACCGAGATGACCGGCGCGCTCGATCCCAAGGTGGTGGAGCAGTGGCGCGAGGGCATCCCCCTGAAGCGCGGCGGCACGCCCACCGATGTGGCCAATGCCTGCGTTTTCCTGGGCAGTGACCTCAGCGCCTACATCACCGGGCAGACCCTGCACGTCTGCGGCGGGATGCTGACGTGA